A genomic window from Buteo buteo chromosome 13, bButBut1.hap1.1, whole genome shotgun sequence includes:
- the SSTR2 gene encoding somatostatin receptor type 2, giving the protein MELEYELPNATAFWFSPASPFDNFSVDAPTNASQNATGQHFDLTSNAILTFIYFVVCIVGLCGNTLVIYVILCYAKMKTITNIYILNLAIADELFMLGLPFLAMQVALVHWPFGKAICRIVMTVDGINQFTSIFCLTVMSIDRYLAVVHPIKSAKWRRPRTAKMISVAVWGVSLLVIMPIMIYAGVQHNHGRSSCTIIWPGESGAWYTGFIIYTFILGFLVPLTIICLCYLFIIIKVKSSGIRVGSSKRKKSEKKVTRMVSIVVAVFIFCWLPFYIFNVSSVSVLIVPTPVLKGMFDFVVVLSYANSCANPILYAFLSDNFKKSFQNVLCLVKVSGMDEADRSDSKQDKSRLNETTETQRTLLNGDLQTSI; this is encoded by the coding sequence ATGGAGCTGGAATACGAGCTGCCCAACGCCACCGCGTTCTGGTTCTCCCCGGCTTCCCCCTTTGACAACTTCTCTGTAGATGCGCCCACCAACGCATCGCAGAATGCCACAGGACAGCACTTCGACCTGACCAGCAACGCCATCCTCACCTTCATCTACTTCGTGGTCTGCATCGTAGGGCTGTGCGGCAACACGCTGGTGATATACGTCATCCTTTGTTATGCCAAGATGAAGACCATCACCAACATCTACATCCTCAACCTGGCCATCGCAGACGAGCTGTTCATGCTCGGTCTGCCCTTCCTGGCCATGCAGGTCGCCCTGGTACACTGGCCCTTTGGCAAAGCCATCTGCAGAATCGTCATGACGGTGGATGGGATCAACCAGTTCACCAGTATCTTCTGCTTGACAGTTATGAGCATTGACCGGTACCTGGCTGTCGTCCATCCCATTAAATCTGCCAAGTGGAGGCGGCCCAGGACAGCCAAAATGATCAGCGTGGCTGTCTGGGGCGTCTCCCTGTTGGTGATCATGCCCATCATGATTTATGCTGGGGTGCAACATAATCACGGCAGGAGTAGCTGCACCATCATCTGGCCGGGAGAGTCGGGTGCCTGGTACACGGGCTTCATCATCTACACCTTCATCCTGGGCTTCCTGGTGCCTCTCACCATTATCTGCCTTTGCTACTTGTTCATCATTATCAAAGTCAAGTCCTCGGGGATCAGAGTGGGCTCCTCCAAGAGGAAAAAGTCCGAGAAGAAAGTCACCAGGATGGTCTCCATCGTGGTTGCCGTCTTCATCTTCTGCTGGCTCCCTTTCTACATCTTTAACGTCTCCTCAGTCTCCGTCCTGATCGTGCCCACCCCTGTCCTCAAGGGCATGTTCGACTTTGTCGTGGTCCTCAGTTACGCCAACAGCTGTGCCAACCCCATCCTTTATGCCTTCTTGTCCGACAACTTCAAGAAGAGCTTTCAGAACGTCCTCTGCCTGGTGAAGGTCAGCGGCATGGACGAGGCGGACCGGAGCGACAGCAAGCAGGACAAATCCAGGCTCAATGAGACCACAGAAACCCAAAGGACCCTGCTCAATGGTGACCTGCAGACGAGCATCTGA